From Cellulomonas oligotrophica, a single genomic window includes:
- a CDS encoding DUF948 domain-containing protein produces MSVGDVAGLIAAIAFVLLVGLLAVPLLKLGGVLDEARASVKALTDHSVPVLDETAQLVASSAGQLEKVDTVTTAAAQVGENVSALTSLVTATVGGPLIKVAAFSYGVRRAVDGLRRGSRP; encoded by the coding sequence ATGTCGGTGGGAGACGTCGCGGGACTCATCGCGGCGATCGCGTTCGTGCTGCTCGTGGGGCTGCTCGCGGTGCCGCTGCTCAAGCTCGGCGGTGTGCTCGACGAGGCCCGCGCCTCGGTCAAGGCGCTGACGGACCACTCGGTGCCGGTGCTCGACGAGACGGCCCAGCTCGTGGCCTCGTCGGCCGGCCAGCTCGAGAAGGTCGACACGGTCACCACGGCGGCCGCGCAGGTCGGCGAGAACGTCTCGGCGCTCACGTCGCTGGTGACCGCCACGGTCGGCGGGCCGCTCATCAAGGTCGCGGCCTTCTCCTACGGTGTGCGGCGGGCCGTCGACGGCCTGCGCCGGGGCAGCCGGCCGTGA
- the aspS gene encoding aspartate--tRNA ligase produces MLRTHTAGSLRAEHIGTTVTLTGWVDRRRDHGGVAFVDLRDASGIAQVVIRDEAVAHGLRAEYVLQVTGEVGRRPDGNENTNLATGEVEVVAHEVVVLNESAPLPFPVSTSLDEQVGEEARLRHRYLDLRRPAPSHALRLRAKANQAARRVLDAQGFVEVETPTLTRSTPEGARDFVVPARLAPGSWYALPQSPQLFKQLLMVGGLERYYQIARCYRDEDFRADRQPEFTQLDVEASFVDQDDVIALAEQVLVALWDLIGYTVPTPVPRMTYADAMERFGTDKPDLRFGLELSDLTAYFASTPFRVFQAPYVGAVVQPGGAATPRRGFDAWQEWAKQRGAKGLAYVTVGEDGELGGPVAKNITEEERAGLAAATGASPGDAIFFAAGKPSEARALLGAARLEIGRRGGLVDEDAWSFVWVVDAPLFKPTGEDDDVAVGGGAWTAVHHAFTSPTPEWVDRFEESPGEALAYAYDIVCNGNEIGGGSIRIHRRDVQQRVFEVMGIGAEEAQEKFGFLLDAFAFGAPPHGGIAFGWDRIVALLTRSESIREVIAFPKSGGGYDPLTGAPAPISVEQRRETGVDARPKVVAPAAAPDQGADATR; encoded by the coding sequence GTGCTCCGCACCCACACCGCCGGCTCGCTGCGAGCCGAGCACATCGGCACCACCGTCACCCTCACGGGCTGGGTGGACCGGCGCCGCGATCACGGCGGGGTGGCGTTCGTCGACCTGCGGGACGCGTCGGGCATCGCCCAGGTCGTCATCCGTGACGAGGCGGTCGCGCACGGGCTGCGCGCCGAGTACGTGCTCCAGGTCACCGGCGAGGTCGGCCGGCGCCCCGACGGCAACGAGAACACGAACCTCGCGACCGGCGAGGTCGAGGTCGTCGCGCACGAGGTCGTCGTGCTCAACGAGTCCGCGCCGCTGCCGTTCCCCGTCTCGACGTCGCTCGACGAGCAGGTCGGCGAGGAGGCGCGCCTGCGCCACCGCTACCTCGACCTCCGACGCCCCGCGCCGTCGCACGCGCTGCGCCTGCGCGCCAAGGCCAACCAGGCCGCCCGCCGCGTGCTCGACGCGCAGGGCTTCGTCGAGGTCGAGACCCCGACCCTCACGCGCTCGACGCCCGAGGGCGCCCGCGACTTCGTCGTCCCCGCACGCCTGGCCCCGGGCAGCTGGTACGCGCTGCCGCAGTCCCCGCAGCTGTTCAAGCAGCTGCTCATGGTCGGCGGCCTCGAGCGGTACTACCAGATCGCCCGCTGCTACCGCGACGAGGACTTCCGCGCCGACCGCCAGCCGGAGTTCACCCAGCTCGACGTCGAGGCCAGCTTCGTCGACCAGGACGACGTCATCGCGCTCGCGGAGCAGGTGCTCGTCGCGCTGTGGGACCTCATCGGCTACACCGTGCCGACGCCGGTGCCGCGGATGACGTACGCCGACGCCATGGAGCGCTTCGGCACCGACAAGCCCGACCTGCGCTTCGGCCTCGAGCTGAGCGACCTGACGGCGTACTTCGCGAGCACGCCGTTCCGGGTGTTCCAGGCGCCGTACGTCGGTGCGGTCGTCCAGCCGGGCGGCGCGGCGACCCCGCGGCGCGGGTTCGACGCGTGGCAGGAGTGGGCCAAGCAGCGCGGCGCCAAGGGCCTGGCGTACGTCACGGTCGGCGAGGACGGCGAGCTCGGCGGTCCCGTCGCGAAGAACATCACCGAGGAGGAGCGGGCCGGGCTGGCTGCCGCCACGGGGGCCTCGCCCGGCGACGCGATCTTCTTCGCCGCGGGCAAGCCGTCGGAGGCGCGTGCGCTGCTCGGCGCCGCCCGCCTGGAGATCGGCCGGCGCGGCGGACTCGTCGACGAGGACGCGTGGTCGTTCGTGTGGGTGGTCGACGCCCCGCTGTTCAAGCCCACGGGCGAGGACGACGACGTCGCCGTCGGCGGTGGCGCCTGGACCGCCGTGCACCACGCGTTCACCTCGCCCACGCCCGAGTGGGTCGACCGGTTCGAGGAGAGCCCCGGCGAGGCCCTGGCGTACGCGTACGACATCGTCTGCAACGGCAACGAGATCGGCGGCGGCTCGATCCGTATCCACCGCCGTGACGTGCAGCAGCGCGTGTTCGAGGTCATGGGCATCGGTGCGGAGGAGGCCCAGGAGAAGTTCGGCTTCCTGCTCGACGCCTTCGCGTTCGGCGCGCCGCCCCACGGCGGGATCGCGTTCGGCTGGGACCGGATCGTCGCGCTGCTGACCCGCTCGGAGTCGATCCGCGAGGTCATCGCCTTCCCCAAGTCGGGCGGCGGCTACGACCCGCTCACGGGTGCGCCCGCCCCGATCTCCGTGGAGCAGCGCCGCGAGACCGGCGTCGACGCGCGCCCCAAGGTCGTGGCCCCCGCCGCCGCGCCCGACCAGGGCGCCGACGCGACCCGGTGA
- a CDS encoding MMPL family transporter, whose protein sequence is MARVFARLGRTVALHPRIVVVAWLVLSVLGVALAGGVVGDGALGRVTTATPVAPGSQSAQGAQVLADARTSGPSVTLVVQGVDPTVEGLDDALDPARTALAAITGVVGVYDPLGLPDGITNPAAAPLLALDGQGFLVVVELAPDLGEGAQEASLEAVTARLTTLPQDLAAVAPGATGIVGADHLVQEELTVEVGRDLGTGALLTLPVAAVLVLLVLGGLLAAAIPFAAAAVALAVGLAALWVVAAVTDVDASVVTVAAVLALGLSLGYGMLVVHRFLDELHDLVDEDDGAGSRRRRGDGAVAEAVERTTATAGWTVACSAAVLAVAVSGLLLLGPRVLAAAGVVVVLVVLVAAAAALTLVPALLVVLGRRLVQPGVLGPLPGVRTLRARAVQRARDPRVSAVRSQVRGRPWWVVAGCMLLLGVLVAPASRVDLRVSGTELLPATATQRAFLEALAAGYPAASSPAVAVVAETDLEQAQAWAEQVATLEAVASVDAPTTMGSYVVIGVRPASTDPGGAVAQRVVRDVRALDAPFEIWVVGQAAEQTDVTQMLKARAPLAAAAVAVVTLALLLLATGSVTLSVAALGTSTLVALAGAGALVVVFQTGRLDALLGPAATGGVETSALAIAAPVAFGLSAGYGMALLARIAELHEAGRRTDVAARVARRRSWVLLTAVSGVLVALLGGLVVADLVVLQEIGVALAAAVLLDATVVRLLLLPAATTVLAGQSWWGAAWLARLRDPLVRLR, encoded by the coding sequence ATGGCGCGCGTGTTCGCACGCCTGGGCCGCACCGTGGCCCTCCACCCGCGCATCGTCGTCGTCGCGTGGCTCGTCCTGTCCGTCCTGGGGGTCGCGCTGGCGGGGGGCGTCGTCGGCGACGGCGCGCTCGGCCGCGTGACGACGGCCACGCCCGTCGCGCCGGGCTCCCAGTCCGCGCAGGGTGCGCAGGTCCTGGCGGACGCACGCACGTCGGGCCCGAGCGTCACGCTCGTCGTGCAGGGCGTCGACCCGACCGTCGAGGGTCTCGACGACGCGCTCGACCCGGCACGCACGGCGCTGGCCGCCATCACTGGCGTGGTCGGCGTGTACGACCCGCTCGGCCTGCCCGACGGCATCACGAACCCGGCCGCCGCGCCGCTCCTGGCCCTCGACGGGCAGGGGTTCCTCGTGGTCGTCGAGCTCGCGCCCGACCTCGGGGAGGGCGCGCAGGAGGCGTCGCTGGAGGCCGTCACGGCCCGGCTGACGACGCTGCCCCAGGACCTCGCCGCCGTCGCCCCGGGCGCCACGGGGATCGTGGGTGCCGACCACCTCGTCCAGGAGGAGCTCACCGTCGAGGTGGGGCGCGACCTGGGCACCGGGGCGCTGCTGACGCTGCCCGTCGCCGCGGTGCTGGTGCTCCTCGTCCTCGGCGGCCTGCTCGCGGCCGCGATCCCGTTCGCCGCGGCGGCCGTCGCGCTCGCCGTGGGGCTCGCGGCGCTCTGGGTGGTCGCGGCCGTCACGGACGTCGACGCCTCCGTCGTGACCGTCGCGGCCGTGCTCGCGCTGGGGCTGTCGCTGGGCTACGGGATGCTCGTCGTGCACCGGTTCCTCGACGAGCTGCACGACCTGGTGGACGAGGACGACGGTGCCGGGTCGCGGCGTCGGCGCGGCGACGGCGCCGTGGCGGAGGCCGTCGAGCGGACCACCGCGACGGCCGGGTGGACGGTGGCGTGCTCGGCGGCGGTCCTCGCGGTCGCCGTGAGCGGTCTGCTGCTGCTGGGTCCGCGGGTGCTGGCCGCCGCAGGCGTGGTCGTCGTGCTCGTGGTCCTCGTCGCGGCCGCCGCCGCGCTCACGCTCGTGCCGGCGCTGCTGGTGGTGCTGGGCCGCCGCCTGGTCCAGCCCGGCGTGCTGGGGCCGCTGCCCGGGGTGCGCACGCTGCGGGCCCGCGCCGTGCAGCGCGCCCGCGACCCGCGCGTGTCCGCGGTGCGGTCGCAGGTGCGCGGCCGCCCCTGGTGGGTGGTGGCGGGCTGCATGCTCCTGCTGGGCGTGCTGGTGGCGCCGGCGTCCCGGGTGGACCTGCGCGTGTCGGGCACCGAGCTCCTGCCGGCCACGGCCACGCAGCGGGCGTTCCTCGAGGCCCTCGCCGCGGGCTACCCCGCGGCGTCGTCGCCCGCCGTGGCGGTCGTGGCCGAGACGGACCTCGAGCAGGCGCAGGCCTGGGCCGAGCAGGTCGCCACGCTCGAGGCCGTCGCGTCCGTGGACGCCCCCACCACCATGGGCTCGTACGTGGTGATCGGGGTGCGCCCGGCGTCGACCGACCCCGGCGGGGCCGTCGCCCAGCGCGTCGTGCGCGACGTCCGTGCCCTCGACGCCCCCTTCGAGATCTGGGTCGTCGGGCAGGCCGCGGAGCAGACGGACGTCACGCAGATGCTCAAGGCCCGGGCGCCCCTGGCCGCGGCGGCCGTCGCGGTCGTCACGCTCGCGCTGCTCCTGCTCGCGACCGGCTCGGTCACGCTGTCGGTCGCCGCGCTGGGCACGAGCACCCTGGTCGCCCTGGCCGGCGCGGGCGCCCTCGTCGTGGTCTTCCAGACCGGTCGCCTCGACGCGCTGCTGGGCCCCGCGGCCACCGGGGGCGTCGAGACGTCGGCGCTCGCGATCGCCGCCCCGGTGGCGTTCGGGCTGTCCGCCGGCTACGGCATGGCGCTGCTCGCCCGCATCGCCGAGCTGCACGAGGCGGGCCGGCGGACGGACGTCGCCGCCCGGGTGGCCCGCCGCAGGTCCTGGGTGCTGCTGACGGCGGTGTCCGGGGTCCTCGTGGCGCTGCTGGGCGGCCTCGTCGTCGCCGACCTCGTGGTCCTGCAGGAGATCGGCGTGGCCCTCGCTGCCGCGGTCCTCCTGGACGCGACGGTCGTGCGCCTCCTGCTCCTGCCGGCCGCGACGACCGTCCTGGCCGGGCAGAGCTGGTGGGGGGCGGCCTGGCTCGCGCGCCTGCGCGACCCGCTCGTCCGCCTGCGCTGA
- a CDS encoding GNAT family N-acetyltransferase — translation MSTGTTPAAASDHLVRRGGDLVARLPLRWRTDRWLLDDRERWPDAHVLGDDGALLVVGTGPRGTTLTGRGDPARVGALVGTCLPGAPAPGTPVGGEVALAGVRSAVRSGVGWVTVPRDTDLDPWADALGVARFSSWDRMSTSSAPPAVPGEGDVVRLEADAHGDVVACLAVANPGTSARPGSADDAAWWGVRRDGRLVGVVGAARRPGAPGGRGSWHLHGLGVLPTERGRGLGAALTARAVRDALGAGADWVSLGMYADNATARRLYERLGLVTDARNASWAPHGVTQVPAHLAAPRGA, via the coding sequence GTGAGCACGGGCACGACCCCCGCCGCCGCGTCGGACCACCTGGTCCGGCGCGGCGGCGACCTCGTCGCCCGGCTGCCGCTGCGGTGGCGCACGGACCGGTGGCTCCTCGACGACCGTGAGCGGTGGCCGGACGCGCACGTGCTCGGCGACGACGGCGCCCTGCTGGTCGTCGGCACCGGCCCGCGCGGCACGACGCTGACCGGTCGCGGGGACCCCGCCCGCGTCGGCGCCCTCGTCGGCACCTGCCTGCCGGGCGCCCCTGCTCCCGGCACCCCGGTCGGTGGCGAGGTCGCGCTCGCGGGCGTGCGGTCCGCCGTGCGGTCGGGCGTCGGGTGGGTGACCGTCCCGCGGGACACCGACCTCGACCCGTGGGCCGACGCCCTCGGCGTCGCACGGTTCTCGAGCTGGGACCGCATGTCCACGTCGTCCGCGCCGCCGGCCGTGCCCGGCGAGGGCGACGTGGTCCGGCTCGAGGCCGACGCCCACGGCGACGTCGTCGCGTGCCTCGCCGTGGCGAACCCCGGCACGAGCGCACGGCCCGGCAGCGCCGACGACGCCGCGTGGTGGGGCGTGCGTCGCGACGGACGTCTCGTGGGCGTCGTCGGTGCGGCGCGCCGGCCCGGCGCACCGGGCGGGCGCGGGTCGTGGCACCTGCACGGTCTCGGCGTGCTGCCCACCGAGCGCGGTCGCGGCCTCGGTGCGGCGCTCACCGCCCGCGCCGTGCGGGACGCGCTCGGGGCCGGTGCGGACTGGGTGTCGCTCGGCATGTACGCCGACAACGCCACCGCCCGGCGCCTGTACGAACGCCTCGGGCTGGTCACGGACGCGCGGAACGCGTCATGGGCGCCGCACGGCGTCACGCAGGTGCCTGCGCACCTGGCGGCCCCGCGGGGCGCCTGA
- a CDS encoding peptidoglycan-binding domain-containing protein, translating to MSRQRLISSALAALLAAGLGLAAAAPASAAYGPCNAHDARETTSVPFSTTNNTNNCYLVQGNTGTGVRMLQTALRGCYGQAITVDGIFGAATRAALVNAQRRMGVTADGAYGPNTHNAMLFQGYGNGNGTPFCAKAVYKA from the coding sequence ATGTCCCGACAGCGCCTCATCTCCTCCGCCCTCGCCGCCCTGCTGGCCGCGGGGCTCGGCCTCGCCGCCGCCGCCCCCGCCTCCGCGGCGTACGGGCCGTGCAACGCGCACGACGCCCGGGAGACCACGAGCGTGCCGTTCTCGACCACGAACAACACCAACAACTGCTACCTGGTCCAGGGGAACACCGGCACGGGCGTCCGCATGCTGCAGACGGCCCTGCGTGGCTGCTACGGCCAGGCCATCACCGTCGACGGGATCTTCGGAGCCGCCACACGGGCGGCCCTCGTCAACGCCCAGCGGCGCATGGGCGTGACGGCGGACGGTGCCTACGGACCCAACACGCACAACGCGATGCTGTTCCAGGGGTACGGCAACGGCAACGGCACGCCGTTCTGCGCCAAGGCCGTCTACAAGGCCTGA
- a CDS encoding TspO/MBR family protein, producing MTTTAGPATDARPAPRRGARSVLVLVTLVVACLAVGAVGGLSTQGAVDGWYADAQKVPWNPPNWVFGPAWTVLYVLMAVAAWRVWRVGGLAHARPALLLWVAQLSLNAAWTPIFFSGSLVWVALVVIVALEAVLVATAVAFWRHDRLASWLLGPYMTWVAFATTLNVGIGVLN from the coding sequence ATGACGACCACCGCCGGACCCGCCACCGACGCCCGCCCCGCCCCGCGCCGCGGGGCCCGCTCCGTGCTCGTGCTCGTGACGCTCGTCGTCGCGTGCCTCGCGGTGGGTGCCGTGGGCGGGCTGTCCACGCAGGGCGCCGTCGACGGGTGGTACGCGGACGCGCAGAAGGTCCCGTGGAACCCGCCGAACTGGGTGTTCGGGCCTGCCTGGACCGTGCTCTACGTGCTGATGGCCGTCGCGGCGTGGCGCGTGTGGCGCGTCGGCGGCCTCGCGCACGCGCGCCCGGCCCTGCTGCTGTGGGTCGCCCAGCTCAGCCTGAACGCGGCGTGGACGCCGATCTTCTTCTCCGGGAGCCTGGTGTGGGTCGCGCTGGTCGTGATCGTGGCGCTCGAGGCGGTGCTCGTGGCGACCGCCGTGGCGTTCTGGCGCCACGACCGGCTCGCCTCGTGGCTCCTGGGTCCGTACATGACGTGGGTCGCCTTCGCCACGACGCTCAACGTGGGGATCGGCGTCCTCAACTGA
- a CDS encoding replication-associated recombination protein A yields MDLFDAVSTSAHGVPAPGAGAPLAVRMRPRTLAEVAGQGHLLVPGSPLRRLVEPTDDATRRAAPSSVVLWGPPGTGKTTLAYLVASTSGRRFVELSAVTAGVKDVRAVIDDARRRLAGDGTETVLFVDEVHRFTKAQQDALLPSVENRWVTLVAATTENPSFSVNSPLLSRSLLLTLQPLTTDDVRTLVQRAVADERGLAGSVVLTEDATDHLLRLAGGDARKSLTILEAAAGAALGDRPVTVDDDPADTEPAVIDLPTVERAVDVAAVRYDRDGDQHYDVVSAFIKSVRGSDVDAALHYLARMVAAGEDPRFIARRIVISAAEDVGMADPSALQTAVAAAQAVALIGMPEARIILAEAVVHLATAPKSNAAYLGIDRALADVRAGRLGPVPAHLRDAHYAGAKQLGHGAGYRYAHDEPHGVAPQQHLPDELVGTRYYEPTDRGYERSVGERLARVRAILDDA; encoded by the coding sequence ATGGACCTGTTCGACGCGGTGAGCACCTCCGCGCACGGCGTCCCCGCACCCGGCGCCGGCGCCCCGCTCGCGGTCCGCATGCGCCCCCGCACCCTCGCGGAGGTCGCGGGCCAGGGGCACCTGCTCGTGCCCGGCTCGCCGCTGCGCCGGCTCGTCGAGCCGACCGACGACGCCACGCGCCGGGCGGCGCCGTCCTCGGTCGTGCTCTGGGGCCCGCCGGGCACGGGCAAGACGACCCTGGCGTACCTGGTGGCCAGCACGTCCGGGCGCCGGTTCGTCGAGCTCTCGGCCGTGACGGCCGGCGTCAAGGACGTGCGGGCCGTCATCGACGACGCCCGCCGGCGGCTCGCGGGCGACGGCACCGAGACCGTGCTCTTCGTCGACGAGGTGCACCGCTTCACGAAGGCGCAGCAGGACGCCCTGCTGCCCTCCGTGGAGAACCGGTGGGTCACCCTCGTGGCGGCCACCACGGAGAACCCCTCGTTCTCCGTGAACTCACCGCTGCTGTCCCGCTCCCTGCTGCTCACCCTCCAGCCGCTGACCACCGACGACGTGCGGACCCTCGTGCAGCGCGCCGTCGCCGACGAGCGCGGGCTGGCCGGGTCCGTCGTCCTCACCGAGGACGCCACGGACCACCTGCTGCGCCTCGCGGGCGGCGACGCGCGCAAGTCCCTGACGATCCTCGAGGCCGCGGCCGGGGCGGCGCTCGGGGACCGGCCGGTCACGGTCGACGACGACCCCGCGGACACCGAGCCGGCGGTGATCGACCTGCCGACGGTCGAGCGGGCCGTGGACGTCGCGGCCGTCCGCTACGACCGGGACGGCGACCAGCACTACGACGTCGTCAGCGCCTTCATCAAGTCGGTCCGCGGCTCCGACGTCGACGCCGCGCTGCACTACCTGGCGCGGATGGTCGCGGCGGGGGAGGACCCCCGGTTCATCGCCCGCCGCATCGTCATCTCCGCGGCCGAGGACGTCGGCATGGCCGACCCGAGCGCCCTGCAGACCGCGGTCGCCGCGGCCCAGGCCGTCGCGCTCATCGGCATGCCCGAGGCGCGGATCATCCTCGCCGAGGCCGTCGTGCACCTGGCCACCGCACCGAAGTCCAACGCCGCGTACCTCGGCATCGACCGCGCGCTCGCGGACGTGCGCGCCGGGCGCCTGGGCCCGGTGCCCGCGCACCTGCGCGACGCGCACTACGCGGGCGCGAAGCAGCTGGGCCACGGGGCCGGCTACCGGTACGCGCACGACGAGCCGCACGGGGTCGCGCCGCAGCAGCACCTTCCGGACGAGCTGGTGGGCACGCGCTACTACGAGCCGACGGACCGTGGGTACGAGCGGTCCGTCGGCGAGCGCCTCGCCCGGGTCCGCGCGATCCTCGACGACGCCTGA
- a CDS encoding MBL fold metallo-hydrolase, translated as MQIHTVVAPVFATRCSVLVAPDGACVVVDAGAGAAGPVRLLVEQHGWRPQAVLATHGHADHVWDAAALCDAWGVPLVLHARDAYRLDDPFGTLGVLDPRDPAGPLTAALAAAGADVGSWTVPARVEPFGGDEPSGRTADVDLDLGGVRLRARHAPGHTEGSTLYLLDGVPAAAGAPVVLSGDVLFAGGVGRTDLPGGDAATMAQTLAQVVGALPPDAPVLPGHGPATDVRTELATNPWLPR; from the coding sequence GTGCAGATCCACACCGTCGTCGCCCCTGTCTTCGCCACCCGGTGCAGCGTGCTCGTCGCGCCCGACGGCGCGTGCGTGGTGGTCGACGCCGGTGCGGGGGCGGCCGGTCCCGTCCGGCTGCTGGTCGAGCAGCACGGGTGGCGCCCGCAGGCCGTGCTGGCCACGCACGGCCACGCCGACCACGTGTGGGACGCGGCCGCGCTGTGCGACGCGTGGGGCGTGCCGCTGGTGCTGCACGCCCGGGACGCGTACCGCCTCGACGACCCGTTCGGCACGCTGGGCGTCCTGGACCCCCGCGACCCGGCGGGCCCGCTCACGGCGGCCCTCGCCGCGGCCGGCGCCGACGTCGGGTCGTGGACCGTGCCCGCGCGCGTCGAGCCGTTCGGCGGCGACGAGCCGTCGGGGCGCACGGCGGACGTCGACCTCGACCTCGGCGGGGTGCGGCTGCGCGCCCGGCACGCCCCGGGGCACACCGAGGGGTCGACGCTCTACCTGCTCGACGGTGTGCCCGCGGCGGCCGGGGCCCCCGTCGTGCTGTCCGGCGACGTGCTGTTCGCCGGCGGCGTCGGCCGCACCGACCTGCCGGGAGGCGACGCCGCGACGATGGCGCAGACGCTCGCCCAGGTCGTGGGCGCCCTGCCGCCCGACGCGCCGGTGCTGCCCGGCCACGGGCCGGCCACCGACGTGCGCACCGAGCTCGCGACCAACCCCTGGCTGCCACGCTGA
- the rpsD gene encoding 30S ribosomal protein S4 yields the protein MSSVTRSRRQVRLSRALGLALTPKAVKHFEKRPYPPGEHGRARRRTESDYAVRLREKQRLRAQYALREKQLAKAYENARKAPGLTGEALVEDLETRLDALVLRAGFARTILQARQVVVHRHVLVDGKIVDRPSFRVSEGQTLQIKPKSQTTVPFQVAAAGAHRDVLPTLPGYLDVQLEKLSATLVRRPKRAEVPVTCEVQLVVEYYAR from the coding sequence GTGAGCAGTGTGACCCGTTCGCGCCGCCAGGTCCGCCTGAGCCGCGCCCTCGGCCTGGCCCTGACGCCCAAGGCCGTCAAGCACTTCGAGAAGCGCCCCTACCCGCCCGGCGAGCACGGCCGTGCCCGCCGTCGCACCGAGTCGGACTACGCCGTCCGTCTGCGGGAGAAGCAGCGTCTGCGCGCCCAGTACGCGCTGCGCGAGAAGCAGCTCGCCAAGGCGTACGAGAACGCCCGCAAGGCCCCGGGCCTGACCGGTGAGGCCCTTGTCGAGGACCTCGAGACGCGCCTGGACGCGCTGGTGCTCCGCGCCGGCTTCGCCCGCACGATCCTGCAGGCCCGCCAGGTCGTCGTGCACCGTCACGTGCTCGTCGACGGCAAGATCGTGGACCGTCCGTCCTTCCGCGTGTCGGAGGGCCAGACGCTCCAGATCAAGCCCAAGAGCCAGACGACGGTGCCCTTCCAGGTCGCCGCTGCCGGTGCGCACCGCGACGTGCTGCCCACGCTCCCGGGCTACCTGGACGTGCAGCTCGAGAAGCTGAGCGCCACCCTCGTGCGCCGCCCCAAGCGCGCCGAGGTCCCGGTGACGTGCGAGGTCCAGCTGGTCGTCGAGTACTACGCCCGCTGA